One window of Prochlorococcus marinus XMU1405 genomic DNA carries:
- a CDS encoding THUMP domain-containing class I SAM-dependent RNA methyltransferase, with protein MNVVASSPEGLEKSLAEEISNLGGFNINTYKRFINFECDFETFYRVHFYSRLAFRFYREIASFNCYDKQSLYAGVRDSFDWLNWLHFDKTFNVQVTGRTSSLSHTHFTALEVKNSITDLQQAVWNKRSNISLDNPDLIIHLHLNNNKAILSLQSSVESLHKRGYRPAIGNAPLKENLASGLINMTQWNGKVPLIDFMCGSGTFLIEAVNQFLGVPINIDQVYLFENWLDFRQDIYLNEKNKAKNKIINYEKLPTIIGCEINKKVFEQANLNISLAGLENYIELINKDFLELQLSCTPGIIICNPPYGKKLGDENELISLYEQMGIFLKNNFSAWEFWLLSGNPKLTKYLKMKSSLKIPVSNGGIDCRWIKYLIR; from the coding sequence ATGAATGTAGTGGCATCATCTCCGGAGGGACTAGAGAAATCTTTAGCAGAAGAAATTTCAAATTTAGGCGGCTTTAATATTAATACTTATAAAAGATTTATTAATTTTGAATGTGATTTTGAAACTTTTTATAGAGTTCATTTCTATTCCAGATTAGCTTTTCGTTTTTATAGAGAAATTGCAAGTTTTAATTGCTATGACAAGCAATCTTTATATGCGGGGGTAAGAGATTCATTTGATTGGTTAAATTGGTTGCACTTTGATAAAACGTTTAATGTTCAAGTAACTGGGAGAACATCTTCTTTAAGTCATACTCATTTCACAGCTCTTGAAGTAAAAAATTCTATCACTGATTTGCAACAGGCAGTTTGGAATAAAAGATCAAATATTTCTCTAGATAATCCTGATTTGATAATTCATCTGCATTTAAATAATAATAAAGCAATTCTCAGTCTTCAAAGCAGCGTAGAAAGCTTACACAAAAGAGGCTATAGACCCGCAATTGGAAATGCTCCATTAAAAGAAAATTTAGCTTCTGGATTGATAAATATGACTCAATGGAATGGCAAAGTTCCATTAATAGATTTTATGTGTGGTTCGGGTACTTTTTTAATTGAGGCAGTCAACCAATTCCTTGGAGTTCCCATAAATATTGATCAGGTATATCTTTTTGAAAATTGGTTAGACTTTAGGCAAGATATTTATCTTAATGAAAAAAATAAGGCAAAAAATAAAATTATAAATTATGAAAAATTGCCAACAATAATAGGGTGTGAAATTAATAAAAAGGTCTTTGAGCAGGCGAATCTAAACATATCCTTAGCTGGACTCGAGAATTATATTGAGCTTATCAATAAAGATTTTTTAGAACTCCAATTAAGTTGCACACCTGGGATCATCATATGTAATCCTCCTTACGGCAAAAAATTAGGCGATGAAAATGAATTGATTAGTTTATATGAACAAATGGGAATCTTTCTAAAGAACAATTTTTCAGCTTGGGAATTTTGGCTCCTAAGTGGAAATCCAAAACTAACAAAATATTTGAAAATGAAATCTTCATTGAAAATTCCTGTTAGTAATGGCGGGATAGATTGTAGATGGATAAAGTATTTAATTAGGTAA
- a CDS encoding phage holin family protein, with the protein MEKPKNKNFANTASRISAIASSVMDLHVRIALQEVDREKRRLISGGIFLAIGSILLLLVLIFIHIIFYLFLAKYNNWIIEYNLLLIIFIDLFLAGLSLKLGGKLAKGPYLPQTLEGLGKTTKAVLGKK; encoded by the coding sequence ATGGAAAAACCAAAAAATAAAAACTTTGCAAATACAGCCTCCAGAATTTCAGCCATCGCAAGTTCAGTGATGGATTTGCATGTCAGAATAGCTCTTCAAGAAGTAGATAGAGAAAAAAGAAGATTAATTAGTGGTGGAATATTTTTAGCAATTGGCAGCATATTATTATTATTAGTACTAATTTTCATCCATATTATTTTTTATCTTTTTCTAGCGAAATATAATAACTGGATTATTGAATATAATTTATTACTCATAATATTTATCGATTTATTTCTTGCAGGCCTAAGTTTGAAGCTTGGAGGAAAATTAGCCAAAGGACCATATCTTCCTCAAACATTAGAAGGTTTAGGCAAGACAACAAAGGCCGTTTTAGGCAAAAAATAA
- a CDS encoding DUF883 C-terminal domain-containing protein produces the protein METYHPPKEVEEKEDKSDLPEKEVILEKWLLEKIDSLIPLIKEKWPNIAQQTLEATKGSIDDLVEVIASHSGTSAIGIKSQLFEIIDSIREKNWEISEKIEPIESQLEELLEELNNTLRPKIESPIRKKPLLSIAIAAGIGLLIGSLLNSGRK, from the coding sequence ATGGAGACTTACCATCCTCCCAAAGAAGTAGAAGAAAAAGAAGATAAATCTGATCTTCCTGAAAAAGAAGTTATCTTGGAAAAATGGTTACTTGAAAAAATTGACAGTTTAATACCTTTAATAAAAGAAAAATGGCCTAACATTGCACAACAAACCCTTGAAGCCACAAAAGGGAGTATTGATGATTTAGTTGAAGTAATAGCTAGCCATAGTGGAACCTCAGCAATTGGAATAAAAAGCCAATTATTTGAAATCATTGATTCAATAAGAGAAAAAAATTGGGAAATATCAGAAAAAATTGAGCCTATTGAAAGTCAATTAGAAGAATTATTAGAAGAGCTTAACAATACACTTAGACCAAAAATAGAAAGTCCAATAAGAAAAAAACCACTATTATCTATTGCTATTGCAGCTGGTATTGGTTTACTAATAGGAAGTCTCCTAAACAGTGGCAGAAAATAA
- the smc gene encoding chromosome segregation protein SMC: protein MRLVHINQVEFENFKSFGGNVKIPLEEGFTVVTGPNGSGKSNILDGILFCLGLANSRGMRAERLPDLINNSKVKEGKSSETSVSVKFNIQDWSPREDLPPLELEEEEISLNKGQKEWVVSRKLRLMPGGSYASTYTSDGKQCTLQQIQRILRDISVDPEGSNVVMQGDVTRIVSMNNKERRNLIDELAGVALFDTRIEQTNAKLNDVFERQERCEILENELQSSKNKLEKECEKAKRYKEFKAKLLQITELEKVLIFEKQVKHVESLERKESEIEKNKILFNKQKESTSKEILVLEDALKILVDELKEKGEDKLIKVNSDIGSINSRLRELDRISSLNKEEGIKLQKQRDEIAISKRNIESEKMRKENFDDNFLNQLNLQIDDLTSKHKLSRKKLSDAAGESGEFSKQSIKLNTELESIKNQINPLEIKKRKIEEETIQNNIQKDEILSQIECLDLEKQKLFQGNQSKKETSDTQNKNLASNSAEINSLENEIDLLIKTKSRLNNEQLRLEKDLSRFESRKEALNESRGSYALRILLEAGLEGIHGYVAQLGEVSEKNRYALEIAAGNRLGQIVVDNDHIAAKAIEILKKKKAGRLTFLPLNRIKSQKKNYAISRFENNRENGFIDKAINLITFDEVYSDVFRYVFGDTLVFSDLSSARLSTQKNRLVTLSGELLEASGAITGGSKLNKDLAYKFGINNDIDDSSPIKERLLIIEEALKESNNDLIIKNNRLSKLNSNRSQIIEDCASYNKEIEVNQDSLKVVSQRIEDCKSRLDKLDTANNLLVNELGHLKNELKPYHDKFYQLQTIQKANYEKNQKSSLIAFNDDFNNLDKKLELLTKERNTLLDKKNQFALDKERINNSLKITLLQEKNLQESIKQLATAHSEWIEKRDEFKKELLDLDNQKNSLERDLGLLRRKRDELNSSISNKRQEYNNYLLKLEYLERDMHSLTEEMRSEKIKLEIYKKDLPNPSPQFGEYEGKSLESLQSEISIINAKLESLEPVNMLALDELEELIERLNGLREKLEILSNERSELLLRIETVSTMRQEAFMQAFTEVDKHFREIFANLSDGDGFLQLENPNSPLEGGLTLVAHPKGKNVRRLASMSGGEKSLTALSFLFALQKYKPSPFYALDEVDSFLDGINVERLSKLISNQSSNAQFIVVSHRRPMISASERTIGVAQARGANTQVLGLPNAA from the coding sequence TTGAGATTGGTACATATCAATCAGGTCGAGTTTGAAAATTTTAAATCTTTTGGGGGAAATGTAAAAATTCCTCTTGAAGAAGGTTTCACGGTGGTTACAGGCCCTAACGGCTCTGGGAAAAGTAATATTTTAGATGGAATTTTATTCTGTTTAGGTCTAGCTAATAGTAGAGGGATGAGGGCTGAAAGATTACCAGATCTAATAAATAACTCCAAAGTTAAAGAGGGTAAGTCATCAGAAACATCTGTATCAGTAAAATTTAATATTCAAGATTGGTCTCCCAGAGAGGATCTTCCGCCTTTGGAACTAGAAGAAGAAGAAATTTCCCTTAATAAAGGTCAAAAAGAATGGGTAGTTTCTAGAAAATTAAGGCTTATGCCAGGTGGTTCTTATGCTTCTACTTATACTTCTGATGGCAAACAATGTACCTTGCAACAAATACAGAGAATATTAAGAGATATTAGTGTTGATCCTGAGGGCAGCAATGTTGTTATGCAGGGCGATGTAACAAGAATAGTATCAATGAATAATAAGGAGAGGAGAAATCTTATTGATGAATTAGCAGGAGTCGCACTTTTTGACACAAGAATAGAACAAACTAATGCAAAATTAAATGACGTTTTCGAAAGACAAGAAAGATGTGAAATTTTAGAAAATGAATTGCAATCTAGTAAAAATAAGCTTGAAAAAGAATGTGAAAAAGCAAAGCGATATAAAGAGTTCAAGGCAAAACTATTACAAATAACGGAATTAGAGAAAGTTCTTATTTTTGAAAAACAAGTTAAACATGTTGAATCTTTAGAAAGAAAAGAAAGTGAAATTGAAAAAAATAAAATTTTATTTAATAAACAAAAAGAATCTACTAGTAAAGAAATATTAGTCTTAGAAGATGCTTTGAAAATACTTGTTGACGAGCTTAAGGAGAAAGGCGAGGATAAATTGATTAAAGTGAATTCTGATATTGGAAGTATTAATTCTAGGTTGAGAGAACTTGATAGGATATCAAGTCTGAATAAAGAAGAAGGTATTAAATTACAAAAGCAGAGAGATGAAATTGCAATTTCTAAAAGAAATATTGAGTCAGAAAAGATGAGAAAAGAAAATTTTGATGATAATTTTTTAAATCAATTGAACTTGCAAATTGATGATCTCACTTCAAAACACAAACTATCCAGAAAAAAACTTTCTGATGCGGCAGGAGAATCTGGAGAATTCTCAAAACAAAGTATCAAATTAAATACTGAGCTTGAAAGTATAAAAAATCAAATTAATCCTTTGGAAATAAAAAAAAGGAAAATTGAAGAAGAAACTATCCAAAATAATATACAAAAAGATGAGATATTGTCACAGATCGAATGCTTAGACTTAGAAAAGCAGAAACTTTTTCAGGGAAATCAAAGCAAAAAAGAGACATCCGATACACAGAATAAAAACTTGGCAAGTAACAGCGCAGAAATTAATTCTTTAGAAAATGAAATCGATTTATTAATTAAAACTAAATCAAGGCTAAATAACGAGCAATTAAGGCTTGAAAAGGATTTATCTAGATTCGAAAGCAGGAAGGAAGCTTTAAACGAATCTAGAGGTTCATATGCCCTCAGAATTCTCTTAGAGGCAGGGTTAGAGGGTATACATGGTTATGTAGCTCAACTTGGAGAGGTCAGTGAGAAAAATAGATATGCATTAGAAATTGCTGCTGGAAATAGGTTAGGACAAATTGTTGTTGATAATGATCATATTGCTGCTAAAGCAATTGAAATTCTTAAAAAGAAGAAAGCAGGAAGATTAACTTTTCTACCTTTAAATAGAATTAAAAGTCAAAAAAAGAATTATGCAATTTCAAGATTTGAAAATAACAGGGAGAATGGATTTATTGATAAAGCTATTAATCTAATTACTTTTGATGAAGTCTATTCAGATGTTTTTCGATATGTTTTTGGCGATACTTTGGTTTTTTCAGACTTATCCTCAGCTAGGTTATCTACACAAAAAAATAGGTTGGTTACCTTAAGTGGTGAATTATTAGAAGCAAGTGGAGCTATTACAGGAGGTAGCAAGTTAAATAAAGATTTGGCTTATAAGTTTGGAATTAATAATGATATTGATGATTCTAGTCCTATAAAAGAAAGATTATTAATTATCGAAGAAGCTTTAAAAGAGTCAAATAATGATTTGATAATAAAAAATAATAGACTTAGTAAATTAAATTCTAACCGCAGTCAAATTATTGAGGATTGTGCCTCGTATAATAAAGAAATTGAAGTAAATCAAGATTCTCTTAAAGTTGTCTCGCAAAGAATTGAGGATTGTAAATCGAGATTAGATAAACTTGATACTGCTAATAATTTATTAGTTAACGAGTTAGGTCATTTAAAAAATGAATTGAAGCCTTATCACGATAAGTTTTATCAACTACAAACCATTCAAAAGGCAAATTATGAAAAAAATCAAAAATCATCATTAATAGCTTTTAATGACGATTTTAATAATCTTGATAAAAAACTTGAATTACTTACTAAGGAGAGAAATACATTACTAGATAAAAAGAATCAATTTGCTTTAGATAAAGAGCGTATCAATAATTCATTAAAAATTACTTTACTACAAGAAAAAAACTTGCAGGAATCTATTAAACAACTTGCAACTGCTCACAGTGAATGGATAGAAAAAAGAGATGAATTTAAAAAAGAGCTTTTAGATCTCGATAATCAAAAAAATTCTCTAGAGAGGGATTTAGGATTATTGAGAAGGAAAAGAGATGAATTAAACTCTTCAATTTCAAATAAAAGGCAAGAATATAATAACTATCTTTTGAAGCTTGAATATCTTGAGAGGGATATGCATTCTCTTACTGAAGAAATGAGGAGCGAGAAAATAAAATTAGAAATTTATAAAAAAGATCTACCTAATCCATCCCCGCAGTTTGGAGAATATGAAGGGAAGAGTCTTGAATCTCTGCAATCAGAAATTTCGATCATAAATGCAAAACTAGAAAGCTTAGAACCTGTTAATATGTTGGCTCTTGATGAACTAGAAGAATTAATTGAGAGATTAAATGGTTTGCGAGAAAAATTAGAAATTCTATCTAATGAAAGATCTGAATTATTGCTGAGAATAGAAACCGTATCTACGATGCGTCAGGAGGCTTTTATGCAAGCATTTACAGAAGTTGATAAACATTTTAGAGAAATTTTTGCAAATTTATCTGATGGAGATGGATTCCTTCAACTTGAAAATCCTAATTCTCCTTTAGAAGGAGGATTAACTTTAGTGGCTCATCCTAAGGGAAAAAATGTCCGAAGATTAGCATCTATGTCAGGTGGTGAAAAATCGTTAACCGCTTTAAGTTTTTTATTTGCTTTGCAAAAGTATAAACCTTCACCTTTTTATGCATTAGATGAGGTTGATAGTTTTTTAGATGGTATTAATGTTGAAAGGTTGTCAAAACTAATATCGAATCAGTCATCAAATGCTCAATTTATAGTCGTCAGTCATAGAAGGCCTATGATTAGTGCGTCTGAACGAACAATTGGGGTTGCGCAAGCAAGAGGGGCTAATACTCAAGTTCTTGGGTTACCAAATGCTGCATAA
- a CDS encoding PRC-barrel domain-containing protein has product MSLSNTSANKNLPNSVPSERLWLRSELMGTQVITTDTGRRLGVVGEVVVDIDRREVVALGLRDNPLTRFLPGLPKWMPLESIKQVGDVILVDSLDSLSESFSPERYGKVINCQVITESGQLLGRVLGFSFDIETGDLISLVMGAVGVPLLGEGVLSTWEIPVEEIVSSGTDRIIVYEGAEEKLNQLSSGLLEKLGVGGSSWDEREANGYTANLVPVENQLLSGSESEQQNNLVEENEEVVEQDDYEDDYEDDYEDELEYVEIKSSSEETNNRKKLYMDNDYSDQIENQIDEKNNIDFKQKKQSTTNLTSKRPIQNATETLDIEPLDEQNFVQDNKKSEKFEIDDPW; this is encoded by the coding sequence ATGAGCTTGTCTAACACATCTGCTAATAAGAATCTCCCTAACTCGGTTCCAAGCGAACGTTTATGGTTAAGGTCAGAATTAATGGGAACACAAGTTATAACTACTGATACTGGGAGGCGGCTAGGCGTAGTTGGCGAAGTTGTTGTTGATATCGATAGAAGAGAGGTGGTCGCTTTGGGACTAAGAGATAATCCACTTACAAGATTTCTACCAGGATTGCCAAAATGGATGCCTTTAGAAAGTATAAAGCAAGTTGGAGACGTCATATTAGTTGACTCCCTTGATTCTTTGAGTGAGAGTTTTTCTCCAGAAAGATATGGGAAGGTAATTAATTGTCAGGTGATCACAGAATCTGGACAACTTTTAGGAAGAGTTCTTGGTTTTTCTTTTGATATTGAGACTGGGGATTTGATATCTCTTGTTATGGGTGCAGTTGGTGTTCCGCTTTTAGGTGAGGGAGTTTTAAGTACTTGGGAAATACCTGTTGAGGAAATTGTAAGTAGTGGTACCGATAGGATTATTGTTTATGAAGGTGCTGAAGAGAAATTAAATCAACTAAGTAGTGGACTACTTGAGAAACTTGGAGTCGGGGGCTCTTCATGGGATGAAAGGGAAGCAAATGGATACACAGCAAATCTTGTACCTGTTGAGAATCAGTTACTTTCAGGTTCTGAATCAGAACAGCAAAACAATTTGGTCGAGGAAAATGAAGAAGTTGTTGAACAAGATGATTATGAAGATGATTATGAAGACGATTATGAAGATGAACTTGAATATGTTGAAATAAAGAGTTCTTCAGAGGAAACAAATAACAGAAAAAAGCTATATATGGATAATGATTATTCTGATCAGATTGAGAATCAAATAGATGAAAAAAACAATATTGATTTTAAGCAAAAGAAACAATCAACTACTAATTTAACTTCGAAAAGACCAATTCAAAATGCAACTGAAACTTTAGATATTGAACCACTAGATGAACAAAATTTTGTTCAAGATAATAAAAAATCAGAAAAGTTTGAAATTGATGACCCCTGGTAA
- a CDS encoding glycosyl transferase — protein sequence MYSGLTAMKKKSVAVVIISNGPGELTTWVNPVIDELNKVNKSLRDDDKQEFTLRLVLVPCPNATGKEFSVANSWNKFELITKSKSFWKLLIKPHSFAYWPKKGVVIFLGGDQFWSILLAKRLGYLNITYAEWVSRWPKWTNAIAAMNVKVKESIPKRYKYKCKVIGDLMADIKLNSEISLRNKEKHHIALLPGSKKAKLSVGIPFFLEVADHIAEENQNINFIIPIAPTTDKSEYLFFQSNKNPIAKYYSSKIKTIKNFKDSRFDYVIETSKNTKIYLIKKHPCYEILKECDLAITTVGANTAELAAISLPMLVVLPTQHLNMMNAWDGIFGVIGKISFINRFLTFIIKNFYFKKKKFFAWPNIKAKRMIVPERIGNISPIKIAREVLFLIKNRDQLKSIRNNLHKERGDKGAAKKLASIILNSIKKL from the coding sequence ATGTATTCTGGTTTGACTGCAATGAAAAAAAAATCAGTTGCAGTAGTTATAATTTCCAATGGTCCTGGTGAATTAACCACATGGGTAAATCCTGTAATAGATGAGCTTAACAAAGTAAATAAATCACTACGTGATGACGATAAACAAGAATTCACTCTTAGGTTAGTCCTTGTTCCTTGCCCAAATGCCACTGGTAAAGAATTTTCAGTTGCAAATTCATGGAATAAATTCGAATTAATTACAAAATCCAAAAGTTTTTGGAAATTATTAATAAAGCCACATTCTTTTGCATATTGGCCAAAAAAAGGGGTAGTTATTTTCCTTGGTGGGGATCAATTTTGGAGCATTTTATTAGCTAAAAGATTAGGTTATTTAAATATCACATATGCTGAATGGGTTTCACGATGGCCTAAATGGACCAACGCAATAGCTGCTATGAATGTAAAAGTAAAAGAGTCAATACCTAAAAGATATAAATATAAATGTAAGGTCATTGGCGATTTGATGGCAGATATCAAACTTAATAGCGAAATATCATTAAGAAATAAAGAAAAACATCATATTGCATTGTTGCCTGGTTCTAAGAAAGCAAAGCTTTCTGTAGGAATTCCTTTCTTCTTAGAAGTTGCAGATCATATCGCTGAAGAAAATCAAAATATAAATTTTATAATTCCCATTGCCCCAACCACTGATAAAAGTGAATATTTATTTTTTCAAAGCAATAAAAATCCAATTGCTAAATATTACTCATCAAAAATCAAAACAATTAAAAACTTCAAAGACTCTCGTTTTGATTATGTAATTGAAACGTCAAAAAATACAAAGATTTATCTAATCAAGAAACATCCTTGCTATGAAATATTAAAAGAATGTGATCTTGCAATTACAACTGTTGGAGCAAATACTGCAGAATTAGCAGCAATTAGTCTTCCAATGTTAGTAGTTCTGCCAACTCAACATTTAAATATGATGAATGCTTGGGATGGTATTTTTGGAGTGATTGGAAAAATTTCATTCATAAATAGATTCCTAACTTTTATAATCAAAAATTTCTATTTTAAAAAAAAGAAATTTTTTGCTTGGCCAAATATTAAAGCTAAAAGAATGATTGTCCCTGAAAGGATAGGTAATATTTCACCAATAAAAATTGCAAGAGAAGTATTATTTCTTATTAAAAATAGAGATCAATTAAAAAGTATTAGGAATAATCTACACAAAGAAAGAGGCGATAAAGGGGCTGCAAAAAAACTTGCTTCTATAATTCTTAATTCAATAAAAAAACTTTAA
- the accC gene encoding acetyl-CoA carboxylase biotin carboxylase subunit — MVEKVLIANRGEIALRIVRSCRELGIATVAVFSTVDKKALHVQLADEAVCVGDSLSNKSYLNIPNILAAATSRGVDAIHPGYGFLAENDKFAEMCNDHGIVFIGPSPKAIRSMGDKSTAKETMEAVGVPTVPGSKGLLSNVDEAYKLADDIGYPVIIKATAGGGGRGMRLVENSNNLEKMFKAAQGEAEAAFGNDGLYMEKFIKKPRHVEIQILADRSGNVVHLGERDCSVQRRHQKLLEESPSPAINPELRKKMGNAAIAAAKSIGYEGAGTVEFLVDDDDNFYFMEMNTRIQVEHPVTEMVTGVDLIAEQIKIASGANLEFNQDDIHLNGHAIECRINAEDPSHNFRPSPGKITGWLPPGGPGVRVDSHVYTGYEIPPFYDSLIGKLIVWGKDRNTAIKRMNRALNECAVTGIPTTINFHLTLLNKSKFKQGKIHTKYVEEELLPNY; from the coding sequence ATGGTTGAAAAAGTTTTAATTGCTAATCGTGGAGAAATAGCTTTACGAATTGTCAGAAGTTGTAGAGAACTAGGCATTGCAACAGTTGCAGTTTTTAGCACTGTAGATAAAAAAGCATTGCATGTTCAGCTTGCTGATGAGGCGGTTTGCGTAGGAGATTCATTAAGTAATAAGAGTTATTTAAATATTCCAAATATACTTGCTGCTGCTACATCAAGAGGAGTTGATGCTATTCATCCTGGTTATGGATTTCTTGCGGAAAATGATAAATTTGCTGAGATGTGTAACGATCACGGCATAGTTTTTATTGGTCCATCTCCTAAAGCTATTAGATCTATGGGAGATAAATCTACAGCTAAAGAAACTATGGAAGCAGTTGGAGTTCCCACAGTACCTGGCAGTAAAGGCTTGTTATCAAATGTTGATGAGGCTTATAAATTGGCAGATGATATTGGCTATCCGGTAATTATTAAAGCGACTGCTGGAGGAGGTGGAAGAGGTATGAGGTTGGTTGAAAACTCTAATAATCTCGAAAAAATGTTTAAAGCAGCTCAAGGCGAAGCAGAAGCAGCTTTTGGTAATGATGGTTTATATATGGAGAAATTTATAAAGAAGCCAAGACATGTAGAAATTCAAATTTTGGCTGACAGGTCGGGTAATGTTGTTCACTTAGGAGAGCGAGATTGTTCAGTTCAAAGAAGACATCAGAAGTTACTAGAAGAGTCTCCCAGTCCTGCAATTAACCCTGAGCTAAGAAAAAAAATGGGGAACGCAGCTATTGCTGCTGCAAAAAGTATCGGCTACGAAGGAGCGGGGACAGTTGAATTTTTAGTTGATGATGATGATAATTTTTATTTTATGGAAATGAATACTAGGATTCAAGTTGAACATCCTGTTACTGAAATGGTTACAGGAGTAGATTTAATAGCTGAGCAAATTAAAATCGCAAGCGGAGCAAACTTGGAATTTAATCAGGATGATATCCATTTAAACGGTCATGCCATTGAATGTAGAATCAATGCTGAAGATCCTTCTCACAATTTCCGACCATCACCTGGAAAAATAACTGGGTGGCTCCCTCCAGGTGGCCCTGGTGTAAGGGTGGATAGTCATGTGTATACAGGCTATGAAATACCTCCTTTCTATGACTCATTAATTGGTAAATTAATAGTCTGGGGAAAAGATCGTAATACTGCAATTAAACGTATGAATAGGGCTTTAAATGAATGTGCGGTCACTGGTATTCCTACAACAATTAACTTTCATCTAACTTTACTGAATAAATCTAAATTTAAGCAGGGTAAGATTCATACTAAATATGTAGAAGAAGAATTATTGCCAAATTACTGA
- a CDS encoding YggT family protein — translation MLVNSLQILDISLGISLSYLTIVFLIRLILTWYPKIDLNKGLWLLISIPSSSILNLTRKLIPPIGGVDVGPVIWIGFISFLREILVGQQGLIKLALHTHIS, via the coding sequence TTGCTTGTAAACTCTCTTCAAATTTTAGATATTAGTTTAGGAATTTCTCTTTCATATCTAACTATAGTTTTTCTAATAAGATTAATACTTACTTGGTACCCAAAAATTGATTTAAATAAAGGTTTATGGTTATTAATTTCAATACCATCAAGCTCTATTCTTAATTTAACAAGAAAACTAATTCCTCCTATTGGAGGTGTTGATGTTGGACCCGTAATTTGGATAGGATTTATAAGCTTTTTAAGAGAAATTTTAGTCGGTCAGCAAGGGCTTATAAAACTTGCATTACATACACATATTTCATAG
- the psbX gene encoding photosystem II reaction center X protein yields the protein MFQISNLLLAADFSAEVANNSAVGMIGSFIAAALLIVIPATAFLIFVSQKDSLDRTSTGRR from the coding sequence GTGTTTCAAATCTCAAATTTATTACTAGCCGCAGATTTTTCTGCTGAAGTTGCAAATAATTCAGCAGTTGGAATGATAGGTAGTTTTATTGCGGCTGCCTTACTTATCGTTATTCCAGCCACTGCATTTTTGATTTTTGTTAGCCAGAAAGATTCTCTCGATCGTACTTCTACCGGAAGACGCTAG
- a CDS encoding Ycf66 family protein yields the protein MVNASLNWASIVGIVLAVCGGGLYFLRSFKPALARDYDVFFAAIGLLCGGILFFQGWRLDPILQFGQFLLAGTTVFFAYESVRLRGVATDQARRSSYFDDDPISDGPRNSRGRFNDDYDRFEESERPSRRFKPQEDEFEEDYMEGRSRRRNVSRAIPSAAASRSRPSTREISQFENDEPIRRRRRQTSEDRNSKQPETNNFGERRNLSRDEVKTGSRPRMNRTVSKQDNISAPSNSSPLRKKPSRSSIRQQTSTTQVEDASFKDANQAKKPRETRRVSSSVRSSSKNQNSRYNVGTNNKKPRDNSSRFDD from the coding sequence GTGGTCAATGCTAGTCTCAATTGGGCCAGTATTGTTGGTATAGTTCTCGCAGTATGTGGAGGAGGCCTTTATTTCTTGAGGTCCTTTAAGCCTGCCTTGGCAAGGGATTATGATGTTTTCTTCGCAGCAATTGGACTTTTGTGTGGAGGAATATTATTTTTTCAAGGCTGGAGGTTAGATCCTATCCTTCAGTTTGGTCAGTTTTTACTTGCAGGAACTACAGTTTTTTTCGCATATGAAAGTGTGCGATTGAGGGGAGTTGCTACTGATCAAGCTAGAAGATCATCTTATTTTGATGATGATCCTATTTCTGATGGTCCCAGAAATTCTAGAGGCCGATTTAATGACGATTATGATAGGTTTGAAGAATCTGAAAGACCTTCCAGAAGATTTAAACCTCAAGAAGATGAATTTGAAGAAGACTATATGGAGGGGAGATCTCGTAGGAGGAATGTTTCTAGAGCGATACCCTCTGCTGCAGCAAGTAGAAGTAGGCCATCTACAAGAGAAATAAGTCAGTTTGAAAATGACGAACCTATAAGAAGGAGAAGAAGACAGACTTCTGAAGATAGAAATAGTAAACAACCAGAAACAAATAACTTTGGTGAAAGAAGAAATTTATCTCGCGATGAAGTTAAAACAGGGTCTAGACCCAGAATGAATCGTACAGTTTCTAAACAAGATAATATCTCTGCTCCTAGTAATTCTTCTCCATTAAGAAAGAAACCTTCTAGATCATCTATTAGGCAGCAAACTTCAACAACTCAAGTAGAAGATGCTTCATTTAAAGATGCTAATCAAGCCAAAAAACCACGTGAGACTCGGAGAGTGAGCTCTTCAGTTAGATCAAGTTCAAAAAATCAAAATAGTAGATATAACGTTGGAACAAATAATAAGAAACCAAGAGATAACAGTTCTAGATTTGATGATTAA